A genomic window from Thalassoroseus pseudoceratinae includes:
- a CDS encoding REP-associated tyrosine transposase has product MRQYRRNCDGSVFFFTLVTHERRPILTTELGRCSLRQAIQTVRDNHPFSIRSIVLLPDHLHAVLELPKDDSDYSKRWRLIKAKFTRLWRESGSTEGEITTSRDRKGERGLWQRRFYEHTCRDEADLKRCVDYCHVNPLKHGLVERVVDWPWSSFHRYVRQGEYPPDWASSANWYGDEFKHAE; this is encoded by the coding sequence ATGAGACAGTATCGTCGAAATTGTGATGGCTCAGTCTTTTTCTTCACTCTAGTCACACATGAACGACGACCAATTCTGACAACGGAACTCGGTCGATGTTCCCTTCGTCAGGCGATCCAAACGGTTCGTGACAACCACCCATTCTCGATTCGATCAATCGTCTTGCTTCCAGATCATTTGCACGCCGTGCTGGAACTTCCCAAAGATGATTCGGACTACTCCAAACGCTGGCGTCTCATTAAGGCCAAGTTTACACGCTTGTGGCGAGAAAGCGGAAGCACGGAGGGAGAAATCACAACAAGCCGTGATCGCAAAGGTGAACGCGGCTTATGGCAGAGACGATTCTACGAACACACCTGCCGCGATGAAGCCGACTTGAAGCGATGTGTCGACTATTGCCACGTCAATCCGCTCAAGCATGGATTGGTCGAACGGGTCGTGGATTGGCCGTGGTCCTCATTTCATCGCTACGTCCGCCAAGGCGAATACCCACCCGATTGGGCCAGTTCCGCCAATTGGTACGGCGACGAATTCAAGCACGCCGAATAA
- a CDS encoding vitamin B12-dependent ribonucleotide reductase, whose translation MQFQSDSPISSAESTASQTTAQRVEPYFCPEGADPFDTVEWTHRTAQIKDENGDLIFEQTDCEVPKSWSPLATNVVVSKYFYGEPGTEERETSVRQVVHRVARTIADWGKADGYFASDADAENFYKELAWLCVHQHGAFNSPVWFNVGLFHEYGIKGSIGNYYFNKQTKQVERAPSSYEYPQGSACFIQSVDDNMDSILDRARAEGMLFKFGSGTGTDNSTIRSSREKLSGGGKPSGPLSFMRVYDQIGAVVKSGGKTRRAAKMETLKDWHPDVLEFIQAKTNEENKARTLIDSGEYDSSFNGEAYGSIMFQNSNFSVRLSDRFMMTLEAGGKWTTRWVTDPSVDGPEYDASYLMHEIASGTWYCGDPGVQYEDTIQKWHTCKNTAPINSSNPCSEYMFLDDSACNLASINLKKCVKEDGTFDVERFRRACAIFITAQEILVDHASYPTAEIAKNSHIYRPLGLGYANLGSLIMSMGYAYDSDEGRGLCGALTALLNGQAYLTSSEIAGHMGPFEDYERNAEPFLDVMRMHRDAVNDIHSSCPDYLRDAAKSVWDAVVSSGEKYGYRNAQATVLAPTGTIAFMMDCDTTGIEPDIALVKYKQLAGGGMMKIVNRTVPMALSNLGYSQAAIDRIVAHIDENDTIEGAADLKEEHLPVFDCAFKPANGTRSIQWLAHVTMMAAAQPFLSGAISKTVNMPADSTVEDIEEAYTAGWKMGLKALAIYRDGSKQSQPLNTKKKEGKKAEEAKPAEPTPVDYESARKIVRRRLPSTRQSITHKFSVGGHEGYITVGLFEDGAPGELFVTMAKEGSTIGGLMDTIGTLTSMALQYGVPLEVLINKFTHMRFEPSGWTGNPDIPQAKSVVDYIYRWMGIQFLAGYREANTPNRDVAADDVPDTPAAVQNYIEKAINRELTGRKPTKSNGNGNGNGNGNGHGPKPEPTATLTIERESLAAPDNNRSEQFARFQSDAPTCDNCGAITVRNGNCYLCHNCGNSMGCS comes from the coding sequence ATGCAATTTCAGTCGGATTCCCCCATTTCCTCTGCTGAATCCACCGCTTCTCAAACGACTGCCCAACGTGTTGAACCATATTTCTGCCCTGAAGGTGCTGATCCGTTTGATACCGTCGAATGGACCCACCGAACCGCTCAGATCAAAGACGAAAACGGCGATCTGATCTTTGAACAAACTGACTGTGAGGTCCCCAAGTCGTGGTCGCCGCTCGCGACCAATGTGGTGGTCAGCAAATATTTCTACGGTGAACCTGGCACCGAAGAACGGGAAACCAGCGTCCGACAGGTCGTTCACCGGGTCGCACGCACTATCGCCGACTGGGGGAAAGCCGACGGCTATTTCGCATCTGATGCCGACGCCGAGAACTTCTACAAAGAACTTGCCTGGTTGTGCGTTCATCAGCACGGGGCGTTCAACTCACCGGTGTGGTTCAATGTCGGTCTGTTTCACGAGTACGGCATCAAAGGCAGCATTGGCAACTACTACTTCAATAAGCAGACCAAGCAAGTTGAGCGGGCACCGTCGTCGTATGAATACCCGCAAGGGTCGGCGTGTTTCATTCAATCCGTTGACGACAACATGGACTCCATTCTCGATCGAGCACGCGCCGAGGGGATGCTGTTCAAGTTCGGTTCTGGTACGGGAACGGACAACAGCACGATCCGCTCCAGCCGCGAGAAACTCTCCGGCGGTGGGAAGCCATCCGGTCCGCTGTCCTTCATGCGGGTTTACGACCAAATCGGTGCGGTCGTCAAAAGCGGTGGGAAGACCCGTCGTGCCGCCAAGATGGAAACCCTCAAGGATTGGCACCCCGATGTTCTGGAATTCATCCAAGCCAAGACCAACGAAGAGAACAAAGCCCGCACGCTGATCGACTCCGGCGAATACGATTCCAGCTTCAACGGTGAAGCGTACGGTTCGATCATGTTCCAGAACTCCAACTTCTCCGTGCGTCTCAGTGATCGCTTCATGATGACGTTGGAAGCCGGCGGCAAATGGACGACGCGGTGGGTGACGGACCCCAGCGTCGACGGCCCGGAATACGACGCCTCTTACCTGATGCACGAAATCGCTTCGGGCACGTGGTACTGTGGTGACCCGGGCGTCCAGTACGAAGACACGATTCAAAAGTGGCATACGTGTAAGAACACCGCTCCGATCAACTCGTCGAATCCGTGTAGCGAATACATGTTCCTCGACGATTCCGCCTGCAATCTGGCAAGCATCAACCTCAAGAAGTGCGTCAAAGAAGACGGCACGTTCGATGTCGAACGGTTCCGCCGTGCCTGTGCGATCTTCATTACCGCTCAGGAAATTCTCGTCGATCATGCCAGTTACCCGACGGCTGAGATCGCCAAGAACAGCCACATCTACCGACCGCTCGGCTTGGGTTACGCGAACCTCGGCAGCTTGATCATGTCGATGGGCTACGCTTACGACAGCGATGAAGGTCGCGGTCTGTGTGGTGCCCTCACCGCCCTGCTCAACGGCCAAGCGTACCTCACCAGCAGCGAAATCGCTGGGCACATGGGGCCGTTCGAAGACTACGAACGCAACGCCGAACCGTTCCTCGATGTCATGCGGATGCACCGCGATGCCGTCAACGACATTCACTCCTCCTGTCCCGATTACCTCCGCGATGCCGCCAAAAGCGTCTGGGATGCCGTGGTCAGCAGTGGTGAGAAGTACGGCTATCGCAACGCTCAAGCGACGGTACTTGCACCGACCGGCACCATCGCGTTCATGATGGATTGCGACACCACCGGTATCGAGCCGGATATCGCTCTCGTCAAGTACAAGCAGCTCGCCGGTGGTGGGATGATGAAAATCGTCAACCGCACCGTGCCGATGGCGTTGTCGAACTTGGGTTACAGCCAAGCCGCTATCGATCGCATTGTGGCCCACATCGACGAGAACGACACCATCGAAGGTGCTGCCGATCTCAAAGAAGAGCATCTGCCCGTCTTCGATTGTGCTTTCAAACCAGCGAATGGCACTCGCAGCATTCAGTGGCTCGCTCACGTCACGATGATGGCGGCCGCTCAACCGTTCCTCTCGGGAGCCATCTCGAAGACCGTCAACATGCCTGCCGATTCGACCGTCGAAGACATCGAAGAGGCTTACACCGCTGGTTGGAAGATGGGACTCAAAGCCCTCGCCATTTACCGCGACGGTTCCAAGCAATCTCAACCGCTCAACACGAAGAAGAAGGAAGGCAAAAAAGCGGAGGAAGCCAAACCCGCCGAACCGACTCCGGTCGATTACGAATCGGCTCGCAAGATTGTGCGGCGTCGGTTGCCTTCGACTCGTCAGAGCATCACGCACAAGTTCAGCGTGGGCGGACACGAAGGGTACATCACCGTTGGTCTGTTCGAAGACGGTGCACCGGGCGAGTTGTTCGTCACGATGGCGAAGGAAGGTTCCACCATCGGCGGTTTGATGGACACCATCGGCACGCTCACCAGCATGGCGTTGCAATATGGTGTGCCGTTGGAAGTGCTGATCAACAAGTTCACGCACATGCGGTTCGAGCCGTCCGGCTGGACCGGCAACCCGGACATCCCCCAGGCGAAAAGCGTGGTGGACTACATCTACCGTTGGATGGGCATTCAATTCCTCGCCGGCTACCGCGAAGCGAACACACCTAACCGCGATGTTGCGGCCGACGATGTCCCCGACACCCCCGCCGCCGTTCAGAACTACATCGAGAAGGCGATCAACCGGGAACTCACCGGTCGCAAACCGACTAAGTCCAACGGGAATGGAAATGGGAACGGCAATGGCAACGGACACGGCCCCAAACCCGAACCCACCGCCACGCTCACGATTGAACGGGAAAGCCTAGCCGCCCCGGACAACAACCGCAGCGAACAATTCGCCCGCTTCCAATCCGACGCCCCCACCTGCGACAACTGCGGAGCCATTACAGTCCGTAACGGGAATTGTTACCTATGCCATAACTGCGGGAACTCAATGGGCTGTAGTTAG